A portion of the Vanessa atalanta chromosome 14, ilVanAtal1.2, whole genome shotgun sequence genome contains these proteins:
- the LOC125068684 gene encoding brachyurin-like, with protein MKLAVVLVSFIAYVSAKSYPQDLSDVNPAYGYLTKYGIPEGERIQKAEEDYLRTPSAKIVGGSPAAVGQFKYQAGLISDIIGITGRGVCGGSLITPNRVLTAAHCWYDGRNQAWRVTVVLESILLFSGGTRIESTDVEMHPHWFPLFILNDIAVIRLPRNVQLSETIGTIALPTGSLSTEDFVGEAAIASGFGITKDGGGISADQFLSHVTMDVIPNFLCSLAYPTAIRPSNICTRTAGGTSTCRGDSGGPLVVYRNDTPLLIGVTSFGSVFGCEIGMPAAFVRVSSFLDFIHENL; from the exons ATGAAATTAGCAGTGGTACTTGTGTCTTTTATCGCTTACGTTTCAGCCAAGTCATACCCCCAGGACTTGTCTGACGTAAACCCCGCCTATGGATACTTAACAAAATACGGTATCCCCGAAGGTGAAAGAATTCAAAAGGCTGAAGAAGACTACTTAAGAACACCATCTGCAAAAATTGTTGGAGGATCTCCCGCTGCTGTAGGACAATTCAAATATCAG GCCGGTTTGATTAGCGATATCATCGGCATCACTGGCAGAGGTGTGTGTGGTGGTTCCCTTATCACCCCTAATCGTGTCTTGACCGCGGCTCACTGCTGGTATGATGGCAGGAACCAAGCTTGGAGAGTAACCGTTGTTCTCGAATCTATCCTCCTCTTCAGCGGTGGTACAAGAATTGAGAGTACTGATGTCGAAATGCACCCTCACTGGTTTCCactattcattttaaatgacattGCTGTCATCCGGCTGCCTAGAAATGTACAACTATCTG agacCATTGGAACGATTGCTTTACCTACTGGATCTCTTAGTACAGAAGACTTTGTCGGAGAAGCTGCAATTGCTTCCGGTTTTGGAATAACTAAAGATG gtGGTGGTATTTCTGCGGACCAGTTTTTGAGTCATGTCACCATGGATGTCATTCCAAATTTTTTGTGCTCACTGGCTTATCCAACGGCTATCCGACCATCAAATATTTGCACAAGAACTGCCGGAGGCACTAGCACCTGCAGAGGAGACTCTGGTGGTCCTCTCGTTGTTTATAGGAATGACACACCATTATTG atTGGTGTAACTTCCTTCGGATCTGTTTTTGGCTGTGAAATTGGTATGCCCGCTGCATTTGTCAGAGTGTCATCGTTCCTTGATTTCATCCACGAAAatctttaa
- the LOC125068628 gene encoding 26S proteasome regulatory subunit 6B, protein MEEIGIVLPEKDDQVTDTKGLSFAGPQSFEELESEDLYTKYKKLQRMLEFLEVQEEYIKDEQRNLKKEYLHAQEEVKRIQSVPLVIGQFLEAVDQNTGIVGSTTGSNYYVRILSTIDRELLKPSASVALHKHSNALVDVLPPEADSSISMLQADEKPDVQYSDIGGMDTQKQEIREAVELPLTHVELYRQIGIEPPRGVLMYGPPGCGKTMLAKAVAHHTTAAFIRVVGSEFVQKYLGEGPRMVRDVFRLAKENSPAIIFIDEIDAIATKRFDAQTGADREVQRILLELLNQMDGFDQTTNVKVIMATNRADTLDPALLRPGRLDRKIEFPLPDRRQKRLIFSTITAKMNLSEEVDLEEFVARPERVSGADINAICQEAGMHAVRENRYIVLPKDFEKGYKNNIKKDECEYEFYK, encoded by the exons atggaagAGATTGGCATCGTACTCCCTGAAAAG gaTGACCAAGTCACCGACACAAAAGGACTTTCATTTGCAGGCCCCCAATCCTTTGAAGAATTGGAATCTGAAGatctatatactaaatataag AAATTGCAACGCATGTTAGAGTTTTTAGAAGTGCAAGAAGAATACATAAAAGATGAACAAAGGAATCTGAAAAAAGAATATCTACATGCTCAAGAAGAGGTTAAAAGAATTCAATCTGTTCCTCTTGTGATTGGGCAGTTCCTTGAAGCAGTTGATCAAAATACTGGAATAG tTGGAAGTACAACCGGCTCAAATTACTATGTACGTATTCTGTCTACAATAGACAGAGAGTTGTTAAAGCCTTCGGCATCAGTAGCTCTGCACAAACATTCGAATGCATTGGTAGATGTCTTGCCTCCAGAAGCCGATAGCTCCATTTCTATGTTGCAAGCAG atGAGAAACCAGATGTCCAGTACTCAGATATTGGAGGTATGGATACTCAAAAGCAGGAAATCCGCGAGGCAGTTGAACTACCACTTACCCATGTAGAGCTTTACAGGCAAATTGGTATTGAGCCACCCCGGGGTGTACTCATGTACGGTCCTCCAGGATGTGGTAAAACCATGTTAGCGAAGGCTGTTGCCCATCACACTACGG ctgCATTCATACGTGTAGTAGGATCTGAGTTTGTACAGAAATATTTAGGCGAAGGTCCGCGTATGGTACGTGACGTATTCCGTCTCGCAAAAGAAAACAGCCCTGCTATCATTTTCATTGATGAAATTGATGCCATTGCTACTAAAAG ATTTGACGCACAGACTGGTGCTGACAGGGAAGTGCAAAGAATCTTGCTGGAGTTGCTCAATCAAATGGATGGTTTCGACCAAACCACTAACGTCAAA GTTATCATGGCTACCAATCGTGCTGACACTCTGGATCCTGCCCTGCTCAGACCTGGTCGTCTTGACAGGAAAATTGAATTTCCTCTCCCTGACAG gcgTCAGAAACGTCTAATCTTCTCGACTATCACGGCCAAGATGAATCTGTCTGAAGAGGTGGACTTAGAGGAGTTCGTAGCGCGTCCGGAACGTGTGTCAGGTGCCGACATTAATGCGATCTGCCAGGAGGCCGGTATGCACGCCGTGAGGGAGAACAG GTACATCGTGCTTCCGAAAGACTTTGAAAAGGGTTATAAGAACAATATCAAGAAAGATGAATGTGAATATGAATTctacaaataa
- the LOC125068799 gene encoding CWF19-like protein 2 homolog → MKEKRHKKKHKKSSKHENNADKKRSKKRSSSECSESSSEWVEKETISKNTMGDREEWMSMTGMLKTYTKEDIRSKQELKEKKHIDSYNPSTSSRELNPYWKDGGSGVPLTAENFQKSRQFLKPSSDDDFYSRSNSYNKSKQDSSQRYNSNQNQSKSFNWRSGSKNQKESIGDIAFKSTSKTSVASTSYNLDKNNSSVPKDTENGKDSLYLSDEKMNKLASKIVKAEIMGDIKVVEELKAKLEAAREYRKNNPDPAKVEEDDRILLMSTTSSGNSRPLMNYQGDPRSKGGKRKVETHDGGGRVKYFGNDDKYNLAQMFEQEKYGSNYDEDAELARIASKCKNPNDDLEDIFLDDISKNKNMAKENEKEKQRAINQSVKLERSLEGCNYCFDSKNMLKHLIVSCGNKIYMALPPTKSLIKGHCILSTIQHTTCVTGVDEDIWNEILDYRKMITQFFNTQNKDVVFYETATRLHRCPHMVLNCVPLPRDVGDMASIYFKKALLECEAEWSMNKKVVDLKGKNIRKSIPKGLPYFWIDFGMDPGFAHVIEDQQLFPKTFAEEIIGGLLDLDHTLWKNPQREYTDLQRKKVVEFIKDWKPFEKSFKSQN, encoded by the exons atgaaagagaaacgtcataaaaaaaaacacaaaaagtcctcaaaacatgaaaataatgccgataaaaaaagaagtaaaaagAGAAGT TCTTCAGAGTGCTCTGAATCTTCATCTGAATGGGTTGAAAAGGaaacaatatcaaaaaatacTATGGGTGACCGTGAAGAATGGATGTCGATGACTGGAATGCTTAAGACATATACAAAAGAAGATATCAGATCAAAACAAGAATTAAAGGAAAAGAAACACATTGATTCATATAATCCATCCACAAGTAGTAGAGAACTTAATCCTTATTGGAAAGATGGTGGTTCTGGAGTACCATTAACTGCagaaaatttccaaaaatccagGCAATTCTTAAAACCATCATCTGATGATGATTTTTATTCGCGATccaattcatataataaaagcaaacaGGATTCTTCACAAAGGTATAATtccaatcaaaatcaaagtaaatcCTTTAATTGGCGTTCAGGATCAAAAAACCAAAAAGAATCCATTGGAGATATTGCTTTTAAAAGCACAAGTAAGACTAGTGTTGCTTCAACTAGTTACaacttagataaaaataattcttcagTCCCTAAAGATACAGAAAATGGCAAGGATAGTTTATATCTTTCAGATGAAAAAATGAATAAACTTGCTTCAAAGATTGTCAAGGCAGAAATAATGGGTGATATAAAAGTAGTTGAAGAATTGAAGGCCAAATTAGAAGCAGCCAGAGAGTACAGAAAGAATAATCCTGATCCTGCAAAGGTAGAGGAAGATGATAGAATTCTTTTAATGTCAACAACTAGTAGTGGAAACAGTAGACCACTAATGAATTATCAGGGAGATCCACGAAGCAAAGGTGGCAAACGGAAGGTTGAAACACACGATGGAGGGGGAAGAGTTAAATACTTTGGAaatgatgataaatataatttagcacAAATG TTCGAACAAGAAAAGTATGGTTCAAACTATGATGAGGATGCTGAGTTAGCCAGAATTGCAAGCAAGTGTAAAAATCCAAATGATGATctagaagatatatttttggatgacatatcaaaaaataaaaatatggcaAAGGAAAATGAAAAGGAAAAACAGCGTGCCATTAACCAAAGTGTTAAATTAGAGAGGTCGTTAGAAGGCTGTAACTATTGCTTTGACtccaaaaatatgttaaaacatCTCATTGTTAGCTGTgggaataaaatatacatggcTTTACCACCTACAAAATCACTGATTAAAGGTCATTGCATTTTAAGTACTATACAACACACCACATGTGTAACTGGTGTAGATGAAGACATTTGGAATGAAATACTG gaTTACAGAAAAATGATCACTCAGTTTTTTAACACTCAGAATAAAGATGTAGTATTTTATGAAACAGCCACAAGATTACACAGATGTCCACACATGGTATTAAATTGTGTTCCATTACCACGAGATGTAGGTGACATggcatctatttattttaagaaagctCTCCTGGAATGTGAGGCTGAGTGGTCTATGAATAAGAAAGTTGTTGATTTAAAGGggaaaaatattagaaaaagtaTTCCTAAAGGATTGCCATATTTCTGGATTGATTTTGGAATGGATCCCGGTTTTGCCCATGTCATAGAAGACCAACAGCTGTTTCCAAAAACATTTGCTGAG gagaTTATTGGTGGTTTGTTGGACTTGGATCATACTTTGTGGAAGAACCCTCAAAGGGAATATACAGATTTGCAGAGGAAAAAAGTTGTGGAATTCATAAAAGATTGGAAGCCTTTTGAAAAATCTTTTAAGTCTCAAAActag
- the LOC125068636 gene encoding 28S ribosomal protein S2, mitochondrial, translating into MIRRCLILPLRNGISVCRNNSTAVAEQAESTQESNTPAKNPLDHPDYFQVHNLFTVKDLFDARVHFGHKEGSLNEFMTPYIYGSRQGHLIFDLDITAEHLRKALNFTAHIAYRGGIVCFFNRNALNAHLVEKTAMECGEYAHTRFWRGGIFTNANHQFGAITRLPDLCIFLNTQNNILNQHTAVRDSAKLLIPTIGIVDSNCNPNLITYPVPGNDDTPVAIELYCKLFKAAITRGKEARMKFLQENN; encoded by the exons atgatTCGAAGATGCttaa TTCTTCCGCTGAGGAATGGTATTTCAGTCTGCCGTAACAATTCAACTGCCGTAGCAGAACAAGCGGAGTCCACACAAGAAA GCAATACACCAGCAAAAAATCCGCTTGATCATCCAGACTACTTTCAAGTGCATAACCTCTTTACTGTCAAAGATCTATTTGATGCAAGAGTTCATTTTGGGCATAAAGAAGGATCACTAAATGAATTTATGACACCTTATATTTATGGTTCAAGGCAGGGACATCTGATATTTGATTTAGATATAACTGCAGAACATTTGCGCAAAGCCCTTAATTTTACAGCCCATATTGCATACAGAGGAGGAATTGTCTgcttttttaatagaaatgcATTAAATGCTCACTTAGTAGAAAAAACTGCAATGGAATGTGGTGAATATGCTCATACAAGGTTTTGGAGAGGAGGCATCTTTACAAATGCAAATCACCAGTTTGGTGCAATTACTAGATTACCTGATCtctgtatatttttgaatacccagaataatattcttaatcaaCATACGGCAGTAAGAGATAGTGCAAAACTATTAATACCTACTATTGGGATAGTGGATTCTAACTGTAATCCAAATTTGATAACCTATCCTGTTCCTGGAAACGATGACACTCCAGTAGCCATTGAATTATACTGTAAACTTTTTAAAGCTGCTATTACAAGAGGAAAAGAGGCAAGAATGAAATTTTTGCAAGAGAACAATtaa
- the LOC125068747 gene encoding serine/threonine-protein kinase PAK mbt, protein MFSKKKKKPLISPPSNFEHRVHTGFDKREGKFVGLPLQWASLVGNNQILKSTNRPLPLVDPSEITPTEILDLKTIVRGDHRSSSVPALSRPVSANPLTQPVHNGVVLPKTSNVARSNSLRSMSPPRIRRDLRNQPNIPPSVPEESPPVPPAPQQYPTLRREQSNYALNKPVSDSPVEWSHSHEATVRPVTEINDNQLAAMTYQNIQNANGPYQHNHPQPQMVQGLQHGMNGNNNVGDTHPNTVRHQQPGPLVTPHVPITESKHELRLTHEQFRAALRLVVSEGDPRETLTGFIKIGRGSTGVVCAATDTRTRRRVAVKMMNLTNQHRRELLFNEVVIMRDYPHPNIVETHASYLVGDELWVVMEYMAGASLTQIVTHARMDPEQIATVCKQCLKALAFLHSQGVIHRDIKTDSILMTEDGRVKLSDFGFCAQVSQELPKRKSLVGTPYWMSPEVVLRLPYGPEVDIWSLGIMLIEMVDGEPPFFNEPPLQAMRRIRDMPPPRPRGAARCPADLLSFLECALVRDPAQRHSAARLLHHPFLRRAGPPALLVPLMPRPE, encoded by the exons ATGTTTTCCAAGAAAAAGAAGAAGCCACTGATTTCTCCACCAAGTAATTTTGAACACCGAGTTCATACAGGATTTGACAAAAGAGAAGGAAAGTTTGTTGGTCTCCCACTTCAATGGGCTTCCCTCGTTGGTAATAATCAG ATATTAAAATCCACAAATAGGCCATTGCCGTTAGTTGACCCCTCCGAGATTACACCCACCGAGATATTAGATTTGAAGACAATTGTAAGAGGTGATCATCGCTCTTCCTCAGTTCCTGCTTTGTCAAGGCCTGTATCTGCAAACCCATTGACACAGCCAGTACATAATGGTGTTGTTTTGCCTAAAACTTCTAATGTTGCAAGATCAAATTCACTCAGGAGCATGAGCCCACCAAGAATTAGGAGAGATCTCCGTAATCAGCCAAACATTCCTCCATCAGTACCAGAAGAGTCTCCTCCTGTACCTCCAGCTCCTCAACAGTACCCAACTCTAAGACGGGAACAAAGTAATTATGCCTTGAATAAGCCTGTCTCTGATTCGCCTGTTGAATGGTCTCACTCACACGAAGCCACTGTGAGACCAGTGACTGAAATAAATGACAATCAACTGGCAGCTATGACATACCAAAATATACAGAATGCTAATGGACCATATCAACACAATCACCCTCAACCCCAAATGGTTCAAGGCTTGCAGCATGGTATGAATGGAAATAATAATGTTG gtgACACACATCCAAATACGGTACGACACCAACAGCCGGGACCATTAGTCACGCCACATGTACCCATCACTGAATCGAAGCACGAATTGCGTTTAACGCATGAACag TTCCGAGCAGCTCTTCGCCTCGTGGTGAGTGAAGGCGACCCTCGAGAGACACTGACCGGCTTCATTAAAATCGGTAGAGGTAGTACAGGAGTAGTCTGCGCTGCTACTGATACGAGAACACGACGAAGAGTTGCAGTCAAAATGATGAACCTCACGAACCAACATCGAAGAGAACTTCTGTTCAATGAAGTA GTGATTATGCGAGATTATCCACATCCGAACATAGTGGAGACGCACGCGTCTTACTTAGTGGGGGATGAACTATGGGTAGTTATGGAATACATGGCTGGAGCCTCCCTTACACAGATAGTAACACACGCAAGGATGGATCCGGAACAGATAGCCACTGTCTGCAAACAGTGCTTGAAG gcaTTGGCATTCTTGCACAGTCAAGGTGTCATTCATAGGGATATCAAAACGGATTCAATACTCATGACTGAAGACGGAAGAGTGAAATTGTCCGACTTCGGCTTCTGTGCTCAAGTATCACAG GAGTTACCAAAACGTAAATCATTAGTCGGAACACCATACTGGATGTCTCCAGAGGTGGTACTACGCTTGCCATATGGTCCCGAAGTTGACATTTGGTCTCTGGGAATAATGCTAATCGAAATGGTCGATGGTGAACCACCATTCTTTAACGAACCACCGCTTCAG GCCATGCGGCGCATCCGCGACATGCCGCCGCCGCGgccgcgcggcgcggcgcgctgCCCGGCCGACCTGCTGTCGTTCCTGGAGTGCGCGCTGGTGCGCGACCCGGCGCAGCGCCACTCGGCCGCGCGCCTGCTGCACCACCCCTTCCTGCGCCGCGCCGGCCCGCCCGCGCTGCTCGTGCCGCTCATGCCGCGCCCGGAGTGA
- the LOC125068635 gene encoding leucine-rich repeat-containing protein 58, with translation MECYTSDSCDSDCREQKTLDLSNRSLDCETISSELKSLLDEKDCADKNYEILLLYSNRIKSLPGAINRFSNLKILDVSNNRLTSLPDILKNCPLTSLIAKHNELTNESLPKSFYSTKNTLRELNLSGNKLNFFPEQVLQLASLKYLYLGGNNIINIPKDIWKLNSLQILSVGANQITEVPESVGALTSLQALVLSNNQIEQLPASIANLKHLRSLLIHKNKLKTLPTQIIKLNGLTELSLRDNPLVVRFVRDMSLQPASLLELAARTIKLHNIPIEPGDIPITLIKYLKSAQCCVNPKCKGVFFDNRVEHIKFVDFCGRYRIPLLQYLCSSKCITGSWESREVDSNAPSHLMRKVLLG, from the exons ATGGAGTGCTATACGTCTGATAGCTGCGATAGCGACTGTAGAGAGCAAAAAACTCTCGACCTCTCAAATCGTTCATTGGACTGTGAGACCATATCGTCTGAATTGAAGAGCTTATTAGATGAAAAGGATTGTGCggataaaaattacgaaatattaCTTCTCTATAGTAATCGTATCAAGTCTTTACCAGGAGCTATTAACAGATTCAGCAACCTCAAGATTTTGGATGTAAGCAACAACAGACTGACCTCACTCCCTGATATATTGAAAAACTGTCCACTTACATCGCTAATAGCTAAACACAATGAGTTAACCAATGAGTCTTTGCCAAAGTCCTTctattcaacaaaaaatactttaagagAGCTCAATCTCAGTGGAAATAAGCTGAATTTCTTTCCAGAACAAGTATTACAATTAGCGTCACTTAAATATCTTTACTTGGGTGGCAATAACATTATCAATATACCAAAGGATATATGGAAATTAAACAG CTTGCAAATATTGTCAGTAGGCGCTAACCAAATAACCGAGGTGCCTGAATCAGTTGGAGCTTTGACATCACTTCAAGCTCTGGTGCTAAGTAATAATCAAATAGAACAACTACCAGCTAGCATTGCAAATCTCAAACATCTAAGATCGCTGTTGATACATAAGAATAAACTTAAGACGTTGccaacacagataataaaattgaatggttTGACTGAG TTAAGTCTTCGTGACAACCCTCTCGTTGTAAGGTTTGTGAGGGACATGTCATTGCAGCCAGCTTCACTGCTTGAATTGGCTGCTCGTACCATCAAACTTCACAATATTCCAATAGAACCTGGTGATATTCCTATTACattgatcaaatatttaaaatcagcaCAATGTTGTGTCAACCCAAAATGCAAAG GTGTGTTTTTCGACAATCGTGTGGAACACATCAAGTTCGTCGACTTTTGTGGTAGATACCGTATTCCCCTTCTACAATATCTATGCAGCTCTAAATGTATCACAGGCAGCTGGGAAAGTCGTGAAGTAGATAGCAATGCACCATCTCATTTGATGAGAAAAGTTCTCTTGggctaa
- the LOC125068800 gene encoding dnaJ homolog subfamily C member 17 — protein MAKTNIEDIDLYGLLDIQITATEAEIKKAYRKKALQCHPDKNPDNPKAAETFHELSRALEILTDKAAKAAYDKVLKAKAAAKLRHQELDSKRQKLKEDLERREREAVSGGSNVNLTDEQKLAAEIKRLQKEGSRLLQEEQQKMKEEIQKTMKNLNEPVWDPSLNRIKISWKVDKNDSDNGGYNEINLKRFFKKYGNITALIMSPKKKGSALVEFSSKEASEMAIEFEKGLPENPLILKWVNDKQILSMKKAANVSSLVSNRDYESMVLTKMRQAAERQRLIEEMMKEDQQENFNK, from the exons ATGGCCAAGACAAACATAGAAGATATAGATCTATACGGATTACTTGATATTCAGATAACAGCCACAGAAGCTGAG ataaaaaaagccTATCGAAAAAAGGCCTTACAGTGCCATCCAGATAAAAATCCCGACAATCCAAAAGCTGCAGAAACCTTCCATGAACTATCTCGAGCGTTGGAAATATTGACTGATAAAGCAGCTAAAGCTGCATATGACAAGGTATTAAAAGCTAAAGCAGCTGCTAAACTAAGACATCAAGAGTTAGATAGTAAACGACAAAAGCTCAAAGAGGATTTAGAAAGGCGGGAACGTGAAGCAGTGTCTGGTGGTTCAAATGTTAACTTAACCGATGAACAAAAACTTGCTGCTGAAATTAAAAGATTACAAAAAGAAGGAAGCAGACTTTTACAAGAGGAACAACAGAAGATGAAAGAAGAAATTCAAAAAACTATGAAAAACCTCAATGAACCTGTATGGGATCCTagtttaaatagaattaaaataagttgGAAAGTTGATAAAAATGATTCTGACAATGGAGggtacaatgaaattaatttaaaaaggttttttaaaaagtatggtAATATTACAGCATTAATTATGTCACCAAAAAAGAAAGGTAGTGCTCTTGTAGAGTTTTCATCTAAAGAAGCATCTGAAATGGCTATTGAATTTGAAAAAG gtCTTCCAGAAAATCCTCTCATATTAAAATGGGTTaatgataaacaaattttaagtaTGAAAAAGGCTGCAAATGTTAGTTCTCTGGTATCAAATAGAGACTATGAATCAATGGTTTTAACAAAAATGCGTCAGGCAGCAGAAAGGCAGCGTTTAATAGAGGAAATGATGAAAGAAGACCagcaagaaaattttaataaataa